One genomic window of Medicago truncatula cultivar Jemalong A17 chromosome 1, MtrunA17r5.0-ANR, whole genome shotgun sequence includes the following:
- the LOC25485505 gene encoding alpha-xylosidase 1: MVFLRQLLAFTLSSFLLTWLLCLAVEANYSSSKIGQGYRLISIEETPDGAVVGILQVKEKNNIYGVDIPLLSFYVKHETESRLRVHITDAKKQRWEVPYNLLPREQPPPLKLNIKRLKKNSLSVSEYSSSELVFSYTSDPFSFAVKRKSNGDTLFDSNYSNESDSFRPLVFKDQYLEISTKLPKNASLYGLGENTQPNGMKLHPNDPYTLYTTDISAINLNSDLYGSHPVYMDLRNYGGKPYAHGVLLLNSNGMDVFYKGNSLTYKIIGGILDFYFFAGPTPLNVVDQYTSFIGRPAPMPYWAFGFHQCRWGYHNLSVIEDVVENYKKAKIPLDVIWNDDDHMDGHKDFTVNPVNYPLPKLLNFLDRIHSIGMKYIVINDPGIAVNTKYGVYQRGMANDVFIKYEGEPFMAMVWPGAVYFPDFLNPKTVSWWADEIRRFHELVPIDGLWIDMNEVSNFCTGKCTIPKERFCPLQGEKLPNSTCCLDCTNITSTRWDDPPYKINASGNEIPIGYKTIATSAVHYNGVLEYDAHSLFGFSEAIATHKALSELQGKRPFVLSRSTYVGSGKYAAHWTGDNKGTWEDLRYTISTILNFGIFGMPMVGADICGFYPSFYPTLRYPISTEELCNRWIEVGAFYPFSRDHSSVISPRQELYQWESVAESARNALGMRYKLLPYFYTINYEAHISGAPIARPLFFSFPNYIECYGLSTQFLLGSSLMISPVLEPGKTEVKALFPPGTWYSLFDLTQVIVSKDGNYVTLDAPLHVVNVHLYQNTILPMQQGGMVSKDARMTPFSLIVTFPAGANEGEAKGNLFLDDDEMPEMKVGNGYSTYIDFHASVKEGTVKIWSQVQEGKFVLDKGLVIDTINVLGLNYGSGTLVSIEIDGEPSIGVSYVKVSTSEHKYLFKQGDEEKKTVMVGIKGLNIPVGKRFALTWKMGS; encoded by the exons ATGGTTTTTCTAAGGCAATTACTTGCTTtcactctctcttcttttcttctaaCTTGGCTTCTATGTTTAGCCGTGGAAGCCAACTATTCTTCTTCCAAAATTGGTCAAGGTTACCGTTTGATATCCATAGAAGAAACCCCAGATGGTGCAGTTGTGGGAATCCTCCAAGTTAAGGAGAAGAACAATATTTATGGCGTGGACATTCCTCTTTTAAGCTTCTATGTCAA GCACGAGACTGAGAGTCGTTTGAGGGTACACATAACTGATGCAAAGAAGCAAAGGTGGGAGGTTCCCTACAATCTTTTGCCAAGGGAGCAACCACCACCTCTTAAGTTGAACATTAAGAGGTTGAAGAAGAATTCATTATCAGTGTCAGAGTACTCAAGCTCTGAGCTTGTTTTCAGTTACACTTCTGATCCATTTAGCTTTGCAGTGAAAAGGAAGTCCAATGGTGATACTCTTTTTGACTCCAATTATTCTAATGAGTCAGACTCATTTCGTCCTTTAGTCTTCAAAGACCAATACTTAGAAATTTCTACCAAATTGCCCAAAAATGCTTCTTTGTATGGTTTAGGAGAGAACACACAACCAAATGGAATGAAGTTACATCCAAATGATCCTTACACTTTGTATACAACTGATATATCAGCTATTAACCTCAATTCTGATTTATATGGATCACATCCTGTATACATGGATCTCAGAAATTATGGTGGAAAACCTTATGCACATGGTGTTCTTTTGTTGAATAGCAATGGAATGGATGTGTTTTACAAAGGGAACTCTTTGACATACAAGATTATTGGAGGAATACTTGATTTTTACTTCTTTGCAGGACCTACGCCTCTGAATGTTGTTGATCAGTACACATCCTTCATTGGAAGACCAGCTCCAATGCCTTATTGGGCTTTTG GATTCCACCAATGCAGATGGGGTTATCACAACCTATCTGTTATTGAAGATGTTGTTGAGAATTACAAGAAAGCTAAAATTCCACTTGATGTGATATGGAATGATGATGATCACATGGATGGACACAAGGACTTTACAGTCAATCCAGTTAACTACCCACTTCCAAAGCTTTTAAACTTTTTGGACAGAATACACAGCATTGGCATGAAATACATTGTGATTAATGATCCTGGAATTGCTGTTAACACCAAATATGGTGTATACCAAAGGGGTATGGCTAATGATGTTTTTATCAAGTATGAAGGTGAACCATTCATGGCTATGGTTTGGCCAGGGGCTGTTTACTTTCCTGATTTTCTCAATCCTAAAACAGTTTCTTGGTGGGCCGATGAAATTCGCCGCTTCCATGAACTTGTTCCTATTGATGGATTATGGATTGACATGAATGAAGTTTCAAATTTTTGCACCGGAAAGTGTACTATTCCAAAGGAAAGATTTTGTCCACTCCAGGGAGAAAAATTACcaaattcaacatgttgcttaGATTGTACAAACATCACAAGCACAAGATGGGATGATCCTCCTTACAAAATCAATGCTTCAGGAAACGAGATTCCAATAGGGTACAAAACTATAGCCACTAGTGCAGTTCATTATAATGGTGTGTTGGAATATGATGCTCATAGTCTTTTTGGTTTCTCTGAAGCCATTGCAACACACAAGGCACTTTCCGAACTTCAAGGTAAAAGACCATTCGTTTTGTCTCGTTCGACTTATGTAGGATCAGGCAAATATGCTGCTCATTGGACAGGTGACAACAAAGGAACATGGGAGGATTTAAGATATACTATATCTACCATCCTCAACTTTGGAATATTTGGCATGCCAATGGTTGGGGCAGATATATGTGGTTTCTATCCATCTTTCTATCCAACTTTAAGATACCCTATATCTACTGAAGAGCTTTGTAATAGGTGGATTGAAGTTGGTGCTTTCTATCCTTTCTCGAGGGATCATTCAAGTGTCATTtcccctagacaagaactttaCCAATGGGAGTCAGTAGCTGAATCAGCTAGAAATGCCTTGGGGATGAGGTATAAGCTTCTACCCTATTTTTACACAATAAACTACGAGGCTCATATTAGTGGAGCTCCAATTGCTAGGCCTCTTTTCTTCTCATTTCCAAATTATATTGAATGTTATGGCCTCAGCACTCAGTTCTTACTTGGGAGCAGTTTAATGATTTCTCCTGTTCTTGAGCCAGGGAAAACAGAAGTTAAAGCACTTTTTCCTCCTGGAACATGGTACAGTTTATTTGATTTGACACAAGTCATTGTTTCAAAAGACGGAAACTATGTGACTCTTGATGCACCCTTGCATGTTGTCAATGTGCATTTATATCAGAATACTATTCTTCCTATGCAACAAGGTGGTATGGTATCTAAGGATGCTAGAATGACACCTTTTAGCCTCATTGTGACCTTTCCAGCAGGTGCAAATGAAGGAGAAGCTAAAGGGAACTTGTTccttgatgatgatgagatgCCAGAAATGAAGGTAGGAAATGGCTATTCAACCTACATTGATTTCCATGCAAGTGTGAAAGAAGGAACTGTGAAAATTTGGTCACAAGTTCAAGAGGGTAAGTTTGTTTTGGATAAAGGTTTAGTTATTGACACAATAAATGTGTTGGGATTGAATTATGGAAGTGGAACATTAGTTAGTATTGAGATAGATGGGGAACCATCAATTGGTGTCTCATATGTGAAAGTTAGTACATCTGAACATAAGTACTTGTTCAAGCAAGGAGATGAAGAAAAGAAGACAGTAATGGTTGGAATCAAGGGCTTGAATATCCCTGTAGGAAAAAGATTTGCTCTTACTTGGAAGATGGGATCATAA
- the LOC25485507 gene encoding pentatricopeptide repeat-containing protein At5g04780, mitochondrial: protein MELHTHLIKFGFSRHSSLRNHLLTFYSNSRRFGYACNLLDQSTEPRTVVSWSALISRYVQNGFHKEALLAFNEMCTLGVKSNEFTFPTVLKACSIKKDLNMGKKVHAMTVVSGFESDAFVSNTLVVMYAKCGQFSDSKKLFGMILEPGVVSWNALFSCHVQSDFLAETVDLFKRMVEGKVRPNEYSLSIILNACAGLRDGGIGRTVHGLLMKLGHGLDQFSANALVDMYAKAGRIEDAVDVFREMIHPDTVSWNAIIAGCVLHEYNDLALILLNEMKKSGSCPNVFTLSSALKACAAMGLKDLGRQIHSCSVKIDSDSDLFVAVGLIDLYSKCEMMDDARRAYDLMPTKDHIIAGNALISGYSQCGDDEQAISLFFELHHENIDFNQTTLSTVLKSVASLQQIKVCKQIHTLSIKCGIYSDFYVINSLLDTYGKCSHIDEASKIFEERTWEDLVAYTSMITAYSQHGDAEEALKLYLQMQVADIKPDPFVCSSLLNACANLSAYEQGKQLHVHAIKFGFMSDIFASNSLVNMYAKCGSIEDADRAFSEIPQRGIVSWSAMIGGLAQHGHGKEALIMFNQMLKDCVSPNHITLVSVLCACNHAGLVNEGKQYFETMEEKFGIKPTQEHHACMIDLLGRSGKLNEAVELVNSIPFEADGSVWGALLGAARIHKNVELGEKAAERLFTLEPDKSGTLVLLANIYASAGMWENVANVRKVMQNSNVKKEPGMSWIEVKDRIHTFIVGDRNHSRSDEIFAKLDELSELLSKAGYSPIIETDIHNVERSEKEKLLYHHSEKLAVAFGLIVTPPGAPIRVKKNLRVCVDCHTFLKLVSKLVSRQIVVRDINRFHHFKNGSCSCGDYW, encoded by the coding sequence ATGGAACTCCACACCCACTTGATCAAGTTTGGATTTTCCCGCCACTCAAGTCTCAGAAACCATTTGTTAACATTCTATTCCAACTCTCGTCGTTTTGGGTATGCCTGCAACCTGCTTGATCAAAGTACTGAACCAAGAACGGTCGTTTCATGGTCTGCTTTGATATCTCGTTACGTGCAAAATGGGTTTCATAAAGAAGCGTTATTGGCATTTAATGAGATGTGTACGTTGGGTGTTAAGTCTAATGAGTTTACATTCCCAACTGTTCTCAAAGCATGTTCGATTAAGAAAGATTTGAATATGGGAAAAAAGGTTCATGCCATGACTGTGGTCTCAGGGTTTGAATCAGATGCTTTTGTTTCCAACACTTTAGTTGTTATGTATGCCAAATGCGGGCAGTTTAGTGATTCTAAGAAATTGTTTGGTATGATTTTGGAGCCAGGTGTTGTTTCGTGGAATGCCTTGTTTTCTTGTCACGTGCAAAGTGATTTCTTAGCTGAAACTGTTGATTTATTTAAACGGATGGTTGAGGGCAAAGTAAGACCTAATGAGTACAGCCTTTCAATTATATTGAATGCCTGTGCTGGATTGCGGGATGGAGGTATCGGAAGGACGGTTCATGGCCTTTTAATGAAGCTTGGACATGGTTTGGATCAATTTTCTGCAAATGCCTTGGTTGATATGTATGCAAAAGCAGGGAGGATTGAAGATGCTGTTGATGTTTTTCGAGAAATGATTCACCCAGACACtgtttcttggaatgcaattaTTGCTGGTTGTGTTCTTCATGAGTATAATGATTTGGCTTTGATACTGTTGAATGAGATGAAAAAGTCTGGAAGCTGTCCCAATGTGTTCACCTTATCAAGTGCCTTAAAAGCATGTGCTGCAATGGGGTTGAAGGATTTGGGGAGACAGATACATTCTTGTTCGGTAAAGATTGATAGTGATTCAGATTTGTTTGTGGCTGTTGGACTAATAGATTTGTATTCCAAGTGTGAGATGATGGATGATGCAAGAAGAGCTTATGATTTGATGCCAACAAAAGACCATATTATTGCAGGGAATGCTTTGATCTCTGGTTACTCGCAGTGTGGTGATGACGAACAAGCAATCTCACTTTTTTTTGAATTGCACCATGAAAATATAGATTTCAACCAAACTACTTTGTCAACAGTTCTTAAATCTGTGGCCAGCTTGCAGCAAATCAAAGTATGTAAGCAAATTCACACGCTTTCCATCAAATGTGGAATTTATTCAGATTTCTATGTTATAAACAGTCTGCTTGACACTTATGGAAAATGTAGTCATATAGATGAAGCTTCAAAAATATTCGAAGAGCGCACTTGGGAAGATTTGGTGGCTTACACTTCTATGATAACTGCATATTCTCAACATGGGGATGCAGAAGAGGCTTTGAAGCTATATTTGCAAATGCAAGTTGCAGACATCAAGCCTGATCCGTTTGTCTGCAGTTCTCTTTTAAATGCTTGCGCAAACTTGTCGGCATATGAGCAAGGGAAACAATTACATGTCCATGCCATTAAGTTTGGATTTATGTCTGATATTTTTGCCAGCAATTCTCTTGTTAATATGTATGCAAAATGTGGAAGCATAGAGGATGCTGATCGCGCCTTTTCCGAGATACCACAGAGAGGTATAGTCTCGTGGTCTGCAATGATTGGAGGGTTGGCTCAACATGGTCATGGTAAAGAGGCTCTTATCATGTTCAATCAAATGCTTAAAGATTGTGTGTCACCAAACCATATTACATTAGTCAGTGTTCTCTGTGCATGTAATCATGCTGGTTTGGTAAATGAGGGGAAacaatattttgaaacaatGGAGGAAAAGTTTGGAATCAAACCAACACAAGAGCACCATGCTTGCATGATTGATCTCCTTGGAAGATCAGGGAAACTAAATGAAGCAGTGGAGCTTGTGAATTCCATTCCATTTGAAGCCGATGGATCCGTTTGGGGGGCGCTTCTTGGTGCTGCAAGAATCCACAAAAATGTTGAACTTGGTGAGAAAGCTGCAGAGAGGCTTTTCACTCTAGAGCCAGACAAATCTGGTACTCTTGTTCTCCTTGCAAACATTTATGCATCAGCAGGGATGTGGGAAAATGTTGCAAATGTTAGAAAGGTTATGCAAAACAGCAATGTGAAGAAGGAACCTGGAATGAGTTGGATTGAGGTCAAAGACAGGATACACACTTTCATTGTTGGAGATAGAAATCATTCTAGAAGTGATGAAATATTTGCTAAATTGGATGAGTTAAGCGAACTTCTAAGTAAAGCTGGATACAGTCCCATCATAGAGACCGATATACATAATGTGGAACGAAGTGAAAAGGAAAAGCTCTTATATCATCACAGTGAGAAACTTGCCGTGGCTTTTGGATTAATTGTCACACCACCTGGAGCTCCAATAAGAGTAAAGAAGAATTTGAGAGTTTGCGTTGACTGCCACACCTTTCTCAAATTAGTATCTAAGCTTGTTTCAAGGCAAATTGTTGTCAGAGATATTAATAGGTTCCACCATTTTAAAAATGGATCATGTTCCTGTGGTGATTATTGGTAA
- the LOC25485506 gene encoding protein trichome birefringence-like 42, whose amino-acid sequence MVWFGKISRQYQMTLDFLLHLLPHTFVLLWAVAPTLYYVHAQECDLSKGEWVVDDPYYPLYDASRDCPFIVQGFNCLRNGRPDQDYLKYRWKPFACDLPRFDGVKFLETYRGKKIMFVGDSISDNMWQSLACLLHIAVPESNYTFTRLTKHLSIFRFLAYEVSIVWVKDGYLVDTVRDREKGRIIKLDSVSSRYKWNGDVLIFNTYHWWFHTGETPIHFQVGNEIMKDMDNTEAYKTGLTTWSNWIDSNIDPSKTTVIFQGIAAAHSGEKHCLEQTKPEEGPKPTYPGVDIVQNVLSNMKSHVYWLDITLQTQLRIDGHPSVFTGRGTSYEDCSHWCLAGAPDTWNEMLYAVLLGNRYYYHL is encoded by the exons atggtttggtttggaAAGATTTCAAGACAATATCAAATGACATTGGATTTCTTGTTACATCTTCTGCCACACACATTTGTTCTTCTATGGGCAGTGGCACCTACACTGTACTATGTGCATGCTCAAGAATGTGATCTTTCTAAAGGGGAATGGGTTGTTGATGATCCATACTACCCTCTTTATGATGCCTCAAGGGACTGTCCTTTTATAGTGCAGGGATTTAATTGTCTCAGAAATGGGAGACCAGATCAAGATTATCTCAAATATAGATGGAAACCTTTTGCCTGTGATCTTCCAAg GTTTGATGGTGTGAAATTCTTGGAGACATACCGAGGGAAAAAGATCATGTTTGTTGGGGACTCTATAAGCGACAATATGTGGCAGTCACTTGCTTGTTTGCTTCACATTGCAGTGCCAGAATCAAATTACACCTTTACAAGACTAACAAAGCATCTTTCTATCTTCAGATTTCTG GCGTATGAAGTTTCAATAGTGTGGGTGAAAGATGGGTACCTAGTGGATACAGTTCGTGATAGAGAAAAGGGAAGAATTATAAAACTTGACTCCGTTTCATCTCGGTACAAGTGGAATGGagatgttttgattttcaataccTACCATTGGTGGTTTCACACAGGAGAGACTCCAAT ACACTTTCAAGTCGGAAATGAGATAATGAAAGACATGGATAACACGGAAGCTTACAAGACTGGGTTAACCACTTGGTCTAATTGGATTGATTCTAACATTGATCCCTCAAAGACTACTGTTATCTTTCAAGGAATTGCTGCTGCACATTCAGG GGAAAAACACTGTCTAGAACAAACTAAGCCAGAGGAAGGACCAAAGCCAACATATCCTGGTGTAGACATTGTTCAGAATGTTTTGAGTAACATGAAAAGTCATGTTTATTGGCTTGACATTACTTTGCAAACACAACTGCGGATAGATGGTCACCCTTCTGTATTCACTGGTCGAGGAACTTCTTATGAGGACTGCAGTCATTGGTGTCTAGCTGGTGCTCCTGATACTTGGAATGAAATGTTGTATGCTGTTTTACTAGGAAATCGATATTATTATCATTTGTAA